The following coding sequences are from one Lolium rigidum isolate FL_2022 chromosome 6, APGP_CSIRO_Lrig_0.1, whole genome shotgun sequence window:
- the LOC124660902 gene encoding protein SEMI-ROLLED LEAF 2-like isoform X2: MGVMSRRVLPACSSLCYFCPSLRARSRQPVKRYKKIISEIYQLPADGEPNDRRIGKLCDYVSRNPTRIPKITEYLEQRCYKELRHESFTLAKVVPCIYRKLLRSCKEHTPLLATSTLCLVRTLLDQESNDDLQVQGCLLLVDFLNGQVDSTHMFSLEGLIPKLCKIGQEQREDDKGLRLRSAALQALASMVKYMGDHSHISMELDEVVSVIISCYEANHTLSIKEVVRLQDDDDLTTLSVSGQNSAKVASDTMVASENPAHWARVCLRNMADIAKEATTVRRILDPLFRLFDSHNYWSPENGVALSVLQEMQTLMDKSGQNGHLLLSFTIKHIDHKSVAKMPIKQISIVKVACHLAKHAKSQASVTITSAISDLIRHLRKCMYCAIEAANAQADVDKWNSELYVALEECLVQLTEKVGDVGPILEMVSVMLENLSYTATIARTTVSSVYRTAQIAAYVYNSSYNQKAFPEASYHQLLLAMMHPDHKTRIGSHRVFSTIVAPLLLCPWSAISFPVPMKLNGSQSVLLLALSAFSSEIKESPHQNGKSEAVVSAENGYAHTEPNTRQSSGSPCFNEHRLTTFNDENLKFMKLNSGQLVLLLSSIWSQASLEDNSPSNFETMCHTYTIALLCSKAKTSSHVALVRCFQLAFSLRRLSLNQDNVVQPSRRRCLYTMASAMLIFSANVADIPQITHLVKAAVPEKMVDPHLCLIDDCRLIVTSAQSYGSEEDESDAQVFLSAVNKDDAQLKDIVISHFKRKFENLPEKFEGIEDQLLQEFTLDDSFPLGAPLFMETPHSCLMYAEKDDHCFDEEVIPCEMDDDDDIVFEHSGSQSDRKTSGSMASSDVLNVNQLMESVHETARQVANVPVSTNPVSYDQMKSQCESLVMEKQQKMSVLLSFKHSRTNSRSSTGDYGPETNESSARSDPELPLTRKDYMRRSDSTSSDDRSFRLPPASPFDKFLKAAGR, encoded by the exons ATGGGGGTGATGTCGCGGCGGGTGCTGCCCGCGTGCAGCAGCCTCTGCTACTTCTGCCCCTCGCTGCGGGCGCGGTCACGGCAGCCCGTCAAGAGGTACAAGAAGATCATCTCCGAAATATACCAGCTGCCCGCG GATGGAGAGCCGAATGATAGGAGGATTGGGAAGCTCTGCGATTACGTCTCCAGAAATCCAACACGCATACCAAAG ATCACAGAGTATCTTGAGCAGAGATGCTATAAAGAACTGAGACACGAGAGTTTCACGTTGGCCAAAGTGGTTCCATGCATCTACAGGAAACTTCTGCGTTCATGCAAGGAGCATAC ACCATTGCTGGCCACGAGCACATTGTGTCTTGTTCGCACTCTTCTTGATCAGGAATCAAACGATGATTTGCAGGTTCAGGGTTGCCTATTGCTCGTCGACTTTCTCAATGGACAG GTTGACAGCACACATATGTTTAGCCTAGAAGGCCTCATACCAAAACTATGCAAAATTGGTCAAGAACAAAGGGAAGATGACAAAGGACTCCGCCTTCGATCTGCTGCACTCCAAGCTCTCGCTTCTATG GTCAAATACATGGGTGACCACTCACATATTTCAATGGAACTCGATGAA GTTGTCTCGGTGATAATAAGCTGTTATGAGGCTAACCATACACTCTCAATAAAAGAGGTTGTCAGACTTCAAGATGACGATGATTTGACAACATTGTCAGTATCTGGGCAAAATAGCGCCAAAGTGGCATCTGATACAAT GGTTGCATCCGAGAACCCGGCGCACTGGGCAAGGGTTTGCTTGCGTAACATGGCTGATATTGCAAAGGAGGCAACAACAGTGCGACGTATTCTTGATCCTCTTTTTCGCCTTTTTGATAGCCACAATTATTGGTCTCCTGAAAATGGGGTTGCCCTTTCTGTTCTACAAGAAATGCAAACACTGATGGACAAATCAG GGCAAAATGGCCATTTGCTTCTATCTTTCACGATAAAGCACATTGATCATAAAAGTGTTGCCAAGATGCCCATCAAGCAAATCAGCATTGTAAAAGTTGCTTGCCATCTTGCAAAGCATGCAAAGTCGCAGGCATCAGTGACAATAACTAGTGCAATCAGCGACTTAATAAGACACCTGCGGAAATGTATGTATTGTgctattgaagcagcaaatgctcaAGCTGATGTTGATAAGTGGAACAGTGAACTTTATGTGGCCTTGGAGGAGTGCCTGGTGCAATTGACAGAAAAG GTTGGGGATGTTGGGCCAATTCTTGAGATGGTCAGCGTAATGCTTGAGAATCTCTCGTACACTGCCACCATCGCCAGGACAACAGTGTCATCTGTTTACCGCACAGCACAAATAGCAGCTTATGTGTACAATTCATCATACAATCAGAAA GCATTTCCTGAAGCTTCGTATCATCAGCTTCTCTTAGCAATGATGCACCCAGACCATAAGACAAGGATTGGCTCACACCGTGTTTTCTCCACCATTGTCGCTCCTTTGCTGTTATGCCCGTGGTCAGCAATAAGTTTTCCAGTCCCAATGAAGCTTAATGGTTCACAGAGCGTGCTTTTGTTGGCCCTGTCAGCTTTCTCTTCAGAGATCAAGGAATCCCCGCACCAAAATGGGAAATCAGAAGCTGTGGTAAGTGCTGAGAATGGATATGCACATACAGAACCAAATACAAGGCAATCTTCAGGGAGCCCATGCTTCAACGAGCATCGTCTGACCACGTTTAATGATGAA AACTTGAAGTTTATGAAGTTGAACAGTGGCcaacttgttcttcttctttcatCTATATGGAGTCAAGCATCTCTGGAAGATAACTCACCTTCAAATTTCGAAACAATGTGCCATACCTACACCATTGCTTTATTGTGTTCAAAGGCAAAA ACCTCCAGTCACGTGGCACTAGTTCGATGTTTCCAGTTGGCGTtttctctcaggaggttgtctctGAACCAAGATA ATGTTGTGCAGCCATCTCGGAGAAGGTGTTTGTATACGATGGCATCAGCAATGCTTATCTTTTCGGCAAATGTTGCTGATATTCCACAGATAACCCATCTTGTCAAAGCGGCAGTGCCAGAGAAAATG GTTGACCCTCATCTTTGCCTGATTGATGACTGCAGACTCATTGTGACTTCTGCACAATCTTACGGTTCCGAGGAAGATGAAAGTGATGCACAAGTTTTTCTTTCAGCTGTCAATAAGGACGATGCACAGTTAAAAGATATTGTGATATCTCACTTCAAGAGGAAATTCGAAAATTTACCAGAG AAGTTTGAGGGGATAGAAGACCAGCTTCTTCAAGAGTTCACCCTGGATGATTCATTTCCTCTTGGTGCCCCGCTATTTATGGAGACTCCACACTCTTGTTTAATGTATGCAGAAAAGGATGATCACTGTTTCGATGAG GAAGTTATTCCTTGTGAgatggatgatgacgatgacatcGTTTTTGAACATAGTGGGTCTCAGTCTGACAGGAAAACATCAGGATCTATGGCTTCATCCGATGTTCTGAACGTGAATCAACTGATGGAATCT GTTCATGAGACAGCAAGGCAAGTTGCTAACGTTCCGGTGTCCACGAATCCTGTATCGTATGACCAAATGAAGAGCCAGTGTGAATCCCTAGTAATGGAGAAGCAGCAGAAGATGTCTGTGCTCTTGAGCTTCAAGCATTCGAGGACCAATTCACGTAGCTCAACTGGAGATTATGGACCTGAAACAAATGAG TCATCTGCTCGGTCCGACCCCGAGCTGCCATTGACAAGGAAGGACTACATGCGGCGCAGCGATTCGACATCCAGCGACGACCGGTCCTTCAGGTTGCCGCCTGCAAGCCCATTCGACAAGTTCTTGAAGGCAGCTGGACGGTAG
- the LOC124660902 gene encoding protein SEMI-ROLLED LEAF 2-like isoform X1 — protein sequence MGVMSRRVLPACSSLCYFCPSLRARSRQPVKRYKKIISEIYQLPADGEPNDRRIGKLCDYVSRNPTRIPKITEYLEQRCYKELRHESFTLAKVVPCIYRKLLRSCKEHTPLLATSTLCLVRTLLDQESNDDLQVQGCLLLVDFLNGQVDSTHMFSLEGLIPKLCKIGQEQREDDKGLRLRSAALQALASMVKYMGDHSHISMELDEVVSVIISCYEANHTLSIKEVVRLQDDDDLTTLSVSGQNSAKVASDTIRVASENPAHWARVCLRNMADIAKEATTVRRILDPLFRLFDSHNYWSPENGVALSVLQEMQTLMDKSGQNGHLLLSFTIKHIDHKSVAKMPIKQISIVKVACHLAKHAKSQASVTITSAISDLIRHLRKCMYCAIEAANAQADVDKWNSELYVALEECLVQLTEKVGDVGPILEMVSVMLENLSYTATIARTTVSSVYRTAQIAAYVYNSSYNQKAFPEASYHQLLLAMMHPDHKTRIGSHRVFSTIVAPLLLCPWSAISFPVPMKLNGSQSVLLLALSAFSSEIKESPHQNGKSEAVVSAENGYAHTEPNTRQSSGSPCFNEHRLTTFNDENLKFMKLNSGQLVLLLSSIWSQASLEDNSPSNFETMCHTYTIALLCSKAKTSSHVALVRCFQLAFSLRRLSLNQDNVVQPSRRRCLYTMASAMLIFSANVADIPQITHLVKAAVPEKMVDPHLCLIDDCRLIVTSAQSYGSEEDESDAQVFLSAVNKDDAQLKDIVISHFKRKFENLPEKFEGIEDQLLQEFTLDDSFPLGAPLFMETPHSCLMYAEKDDHCFDEEVIPCEMDDDDDIVFEHSGSQSDRKTSGSMASSDVLNVNQLMESVHETARQVANVPVSTNPVSYDQMKSQCESLVMEKQQKMSVLLSFKHSRTNSRSSTGDYGPETNESSARSDPELPLTRKDYMRRSDSTSSDDRSFRLPPASPFDKFLKAAGR from the exons ATGGGGGTGATGTCGCGGCGGGTGCTGCCCGCGTGCAGCAGCCTCTGCTACTTCTGCCCCTCGCTGCGGGCGCGGTCACGGCAGCCCGTCAAGAGGTACAAGAAGATCATCTCCGAAATATACCAGCTGCCCGCG GATGGAGAGCCGAATGATAGGAGGATTGGGAAGCTCTGCGATTACGTCTCCAGAAATCCAACACGCATACCAAAG ATCACAGAGTATCTTGAGCAGAGATGCTATAAAGAACTGAGACACGAGAGTTTCACGTTGGCCAAAGTGGTTCCATGCATCTACAGGAAACTTCTGCGTTCATGCAAGGAGCATAC ACCATTGCTGGCCACGAGCACATTGTGTCTTGTTCGCACTCTTCTTGATCAGGAATCAAACGATGATTTGCAGGTTCAGGGTTGCCTATTGCTCGTCGACTTTCTCAATGGACAG GTTGACAGCACACATATGTTTAGCCTAGAAGGCCTCATACCAAAACTATGCAAAATTGGTCAAGAACAAAGGGAAGATGACAAAGGACTCCGCCTTCGATCTGCTGCACTCCAAGCTCTCGCTTCTATG GTCAAATACATGGGTGACCACTCACATATTTCAATGGAACTCGATGAA GTTGTCTCGGTGATAATAAGCTGTTATGAGGCTAACCATACACTCTCAATAAAAGAGGTTGTCAGACTTCAAGATGACGATGATTTGACAACATTGTCAGTATCTGGGCAAAATAGCGCCAAAGTGGCATCTGATACAAT CAGGGTTGCATCCGAGAACCCGGCGCACTGGGCAAGGGTTTGCTTGCGTAACATGGCTGATATTGCAAAGGAGGCAACAACAGTGCGACGTATTCTTGATCCTCTTTTTCGCCTTTTTGATAGCCACAATTATTGGTCTCCTGAAAATGGGGTTGCCCTTTCTGTTCTACAAGAAATGCAAACACTGATGGACAAATCAG GGCAAAATGGCCATTTGCTTCTATCTTTCACGATAAAGCACATTGATCATAAAAGTGTTGCCAAGATGCCCATCAAGCAAATCAGCATTGTAAAAGTTGCTTGCCATCTTGCAAAGCATGCAAAGTCGCAGGCATCAGTGACAATAACTAGTGCAATCAGCGACTTAATAAGACACCTGCGGAAATGTATGTATTGTgctattgaagcagcaaatgctcaAGCTGATGTTGATAAGTGGAACAGTGAACTTTATGTGGCCTTGGAGGAGTGCCTGGTGCAATTGACAGAAAAG GTTGGGGATGTTGGGCCAATTCTTGAGATGGTCAGCGTAATGCTTGAGAATCTCTCGTACACTGCCACCATCGCCAGGACAACAGTGTCATCTGTTTACCGCACAGCACAAATAGCAGCTTATGTGTACAATTCATCATACAATCAGAAA GCATTTCCTGAAGCTTCGTATCATCAGCTTCTCTTAGCAATGATGCACCCAGACCATAAGACAAGGATTGGCTCACACCGTGTTTTCTCCACCATTGTCGCTCCTTTGCTGTTATGCCCGTGGTCAGCAATAAGTTTTCCAGTCCCAATGAAGCTTAATGGTTCACAGAGCGTGCTTTTGTTGGCCCTGTCAGCTTTCTCTTCAGAGATCAAGGAATCCCCGCACCAAAATGGGAAATCAGAAGCTGTGGTAAGTGCTGAGAATGGATATGCACATACAGAACCAAATACAAGGCAATCTTCAGGGAGCCCATGCTTCAACGAGCATCGTCTGACCACGTTTAATGATGAA AACTTGAAGTTTATGAAGTTGAACAGTGGCcaacttgttcttcttctttcatCTATATGGAGTCAAGCATCTCTGGAAGATAACTCACCTTCAAATTTCGAAACAATGTGCCATACCTACACCATTGCTTTATTGTGTTCAAAGGCAAAA ACCTCCAGTCACGTGGCACTAGTTCGATGTTTCCAGTTGGCGTtttctctcaggaggttgtctctGAACCAAGATA ATGTTGTGCAGCCATCTCGGAGAAGGTGTTTGTATACGATGGCATCAGCAATGCTTATCTTTTCGGCAAATGTTGCTGATATTCCACAGATAACCCATCTTGTCAAAGCGGCAGTGCCAGAGAAAATG GTTGACCCTCATCTTTGCCTGATTGATGACTGCAGACTCATTGTGACTTCTGCACAATCTTACGGTTCCGAGGAAGATGAAAGTGATGCACAAGTTTTTCTTTCAGCTGTCAATAAGGACGATGCACAGTTAAAAGATATTGTGATATCTCACTTCAAGAGGAAATTCGAAAATTTACCAGAG AAGTTTGAGGGGATAGAAGACCAGCTTCTTCAAGAGTTCACCCTGGATGATTCATTTCCTCTTGGTGCCCCGCTATTTATGGAGACTCCACACTCTTGTTTAATGTATGCAGAAAAGGATGATCACTGTTTCGATGAG GAAGTTATTCCTTGTGAgatggatgatgacgatgacatcGTTTTTGAACATAGTGGGTCTCAGTCTGACAGGAAAACATCAGGATCTATGGCTTCATCCGATGTTCTGAACGTGAATCAACTGATGGAATCT GTTCATGAGACAGCAAGGCAAGTTGCTAACGTTCCGGTGTCCACGAATCCTGTATCGTATGACCAAATGAAGAGCCAGTGTGAATCCCTAGTAATGGAGAAGCAGCAGAAGATGTCTGTGCTCTTGAGCTTCAAGCATTCGAGGACCAATTCACGTAGCTCAACTGGAGATTATGGACCTGAAACAAATGAG TCATCTGCTCGGTCCGACCCCGAGCTGCCATTGACAAGGAAGGACTACATGCGGCGCAGCGATTCGACATCCAGCGACGACCGGTCCTTCAGGTTGCCGCCTGCAAGCCCATTCGACAAGTTCTTGAAGGCAGCTGGACGGTAG